The following nucleotide sequence is from uncultured Draconibacterium sp..
GAAATCAAATATTCAAAAACTAAAATCCCAAAACGGACATTGACTTATTTTTGAAGAAAAAGAACACTGTTTCCATACCTGAAAAAGTGGAGTAATGGAATTATGACCATTCGCGATATTGATTAATTTAAAAAATAAATCTTAAACTCTGTAAAGATGTAATTATGAACTTTAGACAAAAGACATTTCTAATGGCGCTTAGCCTTTTTATTTTGGTTGGTTCGGAATTAAAAGCCCAACCTGGAAGAGTGGGACGTCAAATGGACGATCCTGCTTTAACCGATACTACTGGAAGAAGTATCGATGATTATTTTGCTCCGGTATCATCAGGAAAAAGTATCCCGGATAAAGATGGATTCATTCAACGTTGGTCTCTGTTAGAACCAATCAGTAAACCAAACCGAAGTAATGCTGTTTTTACCGATAGCTATCTTCGCGCTGCATTTGATACGCTGTATTTTCCAAATCAGTTTACTATACTACCAGAAGATGGTGAAATAGTAAAAGTGGGGGACACCGAATTAGCCTGGCATGCTTTGGACAGTAAGCTATTCAATGTAAAATTATTCCGTTTTGCTTATGGATTAAGTAAACCCATTTACGGAGTGGTGTTTTGGGCTGTAACGGTTGTTAACGCGCCTCACGATATGGAAAATGTTAGAATGGCGGTAGGCTCAAATTCAGCATCTATGTGGTGGTTAAACGGAGAGGAAACGGTACTACTTTCGGGCGACAGACGTATGGTAATGGATGATTGTGTTTCTCCCCGACTAACACTTAAAAAGGGGAAAAATATTGTTCGTGGCGTTGTAATCAACGGGCCCGGAATGAGCGATTTTTGTGTTCGTTTCCTTGATGAAAAAGGCGAACCAGTAAAAAACATCACAATTACCTGTGAATAATATTATTTAGTCAAACGATTTAAAATCTCAATTGAATCGAAATTGGAATTATTATGAAACAAATCAGAATATTGGGCTCAATAGCCCTTTTATCATTGTTATTAAGCAGTGCAGTAACGGCACAAGTAGGGAAACCATTTATACACGACCCTTCAACGATAATGGAATGCGACGGAAAGTATTATACTTTCGGAACAGGCAGAGGTGGTTTAATATCTGAAGATGGTTGGGTATGGAACGGCGGGGGAGTAAGACCCGGCGGCGGTGCTGCACCTGACGCTATGAAGATTGGTGATCGCTACCTTGTAGTTTATGGTGCAACCGGTGGTGGTCTTGGAGGCGGACACGACGGAAGAATCTTAACCATGTGGAACAAAACGCTTGATCCAAATTCTCCTGATTTTGAATATACAGAACCTATTGAGGTGGTAAGATCAGAAGGTATGGAAGATAACGATGCCATTGATCCGGGCTTATTGCTCGATCCTACTACGGGACGCTTATGGTGTTCGTACGGAACTTATTTTGGATTCATTCGCCTTATTGAGCTTGATCCTGAAACAGGGAAACGTGTTGAAGGTAATGAACCACTAGATATTGCCATCGACTGCGAAGCCACTACAATGATGTACCGTAACGGATGGTATTATCTGCTGGGTACACACGGAACCTGCTGCGATGGTACGAATTCTACTTACAATATCGTAGTTGGCCGTTCAAAAAAAGTAACCGGCCCGTACGTCGACAATATGGGAAGAGAAATGCTTAAAGGTGGTGGAAAAATGGTTATTGCTGCCGGTGGTAGAGTTACCGGTCCAGGACATTTCGGTTTAATAAATATCGATGAAGGTGTTCAAAAAATGTCATGTCATTTTGAAGCTGATTTAGAACAAAGTGGACGCAGTGTACTGGGTATCCGTCCATTGCTTTGGAAAAAAGACTGGCCTGTTGCCGGTGATCCTTTTAAAGAAGGAACATACGAAATTGAATCGGAAAGAAGAGGTTATGCTTTGGAATTGGTGGTTGATTTTGTACGTATGCCACGTGGAACACGCGGATTTTGGCATGATTCAGACGAACCGGTTGAACCTATTGCATCACAAACTTTAGAAGATGTAATTGACACCTGGCCAACGGGAGATATTGGTGTAAGAATTGGTGATTATATGTTCCGTCCGCACCAACGATGGACCATTACTGCAGTACCTGAAGCCGGTGGATACTTGGGCGGGCCTTACTATAAAATAGTTATTGAAGGTACAGAACGTGCATTGGCAGCAACAGCAGAAGCTGAAGTAATTGCTGTTCCGGAATTTACTGGTGCCGACGAGCAATTGTGGAGAATAGAGCAATTGATTGACGGAACGTTCAGAATAATGCCTAAGGTCGTTCCCAATTCAAATAAGAAGCTGGCGTTGGTATCTTCGGGTGATAGTACACCTACTCTTGCTGAATTTGATTTTAACACCGACAATTCGAAATGGAATTTTAGAGATCATTAAAAAATAAGCTTGTTAAAAAGACGCAGTTAATAAAACTTGCGTCTTTTTTTTTACTACCTTTTGTTCGCATATCAATATGCTCAATTCCAAAACAAAAACCTTCGTGAATAAAAAATTCTACTATGAAAAGAAAACACATATCGACGATGCCAGCTCTGGCCTTTCTCTTTTTAATAGGATTGCAAGTAGGTGTCATTACGGCATTTGGGCAAGTTCCAGGTCGGGGACAAAGACCTAACCTACCCCCAACACCTATTAAAAGCGATACAACACGTACAATCTCCAAACATTTTGCACCAGCCACCGACATAGAAAAGGCCCCGGATGCCAAAGGTTTTATTCAGCGTTGGTTGGTCCTTGAACCCATCAAGAAGGACATCACAAGAAATAGTATATTTACGGATAGTTTCCTCAGAACAACTTTTTCATCCGATAATTTTTCTGACGATTTTACCATAATCCCCACAAATGGAAAAACGGTAAAAGTGGGAGATCAGGAATTGAAATGGCATGCCCTGGACAGCAAACATTTCAACTTTAAGTTATTCCAATTTGCCTATGCCGTTAATAAACCGCAAAACGGTGTATTGTTTTGGGTTGTTACTGTCATCAACTGCCCGGAAGAAATCAAAGATGTTAGATTGACCGCAGGCTGTAATTCAGCGGGCATGTTTTGGGTAAATGGCCAGGAAGCCATCGTACTTTCCGGAAATAGAGACACGGTTGTAGATAATGTTGCTTCGTCACGAATAACGCTAAAAAAAGGAAAAAACGTAATTCGTGGGGCGGTGGTAAATGGCCCCGGTATCATTGATTTTTGCGCCCGGTTCCTGGATGAGGATTTACAGCCGTTAACAAATTTCACTATCAGTTACGAATAATATTGTACAGAAATGGGAAATATTATGAAAAAAATTAAAATAATGGGCGCAACAGCCCTGTTGTCATTATTTTTAAGTCTTACAATAAAGGCACAAATCGGAAAACCTTTTATTCATGATCCGTCAACCATCATGGAATGCGACGGGAAATATTATAC
It contains:
- a CDS encoding family 43 glycosylhydrolase, which codes for MKQIRILGSIALLSLLLSSAVTAQVGKPFIHDPSTIMECDGKYYTFGTGRGGLISEDGWVWNGGGVRPGGGAAPDAMKIGDRYLVVYGATGGGLGGGHDGRILTMWNKTLDPNSPDFEYTEPIEVVRSEGMEDNDAIDPGLLLDPTTGRLWCSYGTYFGFIRLIELDPETGKRVEGNEPLDIAIDCEATTMMYRNGWYYLLGTHGTCCDGTNSTYNIVVGRSKKVTGPYVDNMGREMLKGGGKMVIAAGGRVTGPGHFGLINIDEGVQKMSCHFEADLEQSGRSVLGIRPLLWKKDWPVAGDPFKEGTYEIESERRGYALELVVDFVRMPRGTRGFWHDSDEPVEPIASQTLEDVIDTWPTGDIGVRIGDYMFRPHQRWTITAVPEAGGYLGGPYYKIVIEGTERALAATAEAEVIAVPEFTGADEQLWRIEQLIDGTFRIMPKVVPNSNKKLALVSSGDSTPTLAEFDFNTDNSKWNFRDH